The following is a genomic window from Bombina bombina isolate aBomBom1 chromosome 3, aBomBom1.pri, whole genome shotgun sequence.
GTTTGTGAGTACCTTTTATACTGCTATCACACATTATTATATCACTATATTTTTTAGTTATTGCACCAAGGGCACCTCTTCTATTCTTGTCTTATAGGactcaatatatttatttttcctctCAGTTAGGCTTATTGCtctatttatttgttgtttttttttctttgtccatttgcctctgccactgaaacatctctctttgcagatgTAATTTCTGCCTTTCAATCTCAACTTTTTCCTTTTCAACTTTTATCTGTTTTTCAGATATAGCTGCCCAACTATCAATATTAGATGTTATCACATTTTGCATCTCTCTGTGGTCCCCTCTATTTTGCCTGGCAAGTGACAGCATCTCATTTAAGCCTACATCGCTCAATAGTCCACCATCACATTGAATTGCATTATTCTGATCTCCTGTTTCTGGTGGTGGTTCCAGTTCTTCTACTTGTTCATCCTGATTATCTGGCAAATTAATTTCAAATTGTTGGGCATCTCCAAATTCTTCCAGTAAATCAAGGAGTCTCACTGCAATCCTGATGGCCTATATTCTCTTCAGAATTTGTGTTTTCCTCTCAAATTGGTACTAAATGTATCTCCCGAGAACAGTTGTCTTCTTCTATATAaaagatttaaattaaaaatatttaatttgtgtatTACATTTTAAGATGTTGAATAGATTAAAGATAAAGAGATACATTAATAGAGTGATCTTaaaatttagaaataaaaatagagGGAGATAGATCTTAAGAATAGagcgacatttaaaaaaaaattaaagcgagATAGGTAAGTAAAAACaaagagaaatagagaaaaaaagaaagtttGACATCGATAAAGCAatagatttagatttttttattatttatatatatatatatatattaataggtaatataaaaataatatatatatgtatatatactatatatatatatatatatatatatatatatatatatacataagttaataaatagaaaaaaaataacaatgcatACCATAAAATAATGGTGAATGGCCAGTCAAACTGTCAAACAAGCATCCcaaatctgctaaaaaaaatagaaataaaaatttagTACACAGTTTTGTATTgaacaacatttaaaatatttaaaggtgctaaaatgcttttaaattattttaaaaatttataatgttTAAATTGACTATGAAAATTTTGCCAAGATCGGCCCAATGATGACATCATTATATGTCCTACATATGTCATCTGATCTTTAAAGGATCAATAATTTGATTCAAATAACTGTCAATGCTATTATTGGTCTGAGCTTCGCAGTAATTTACAAATATCATGAAACAATATTCataataaatcaatttattttgttttctttctgaatGACATACAAAATGTTTGCAAATGTTTATTCCATCTTAAAGGGCCACcgaagaaaacatttttatttcatgtttcagatagagcgttcaattataaaaaaaagttgctAATTGTCTACAATCATCAATTTTGCATAATTAACTTTTTATCTTTTTTCGacaagtaagaatgtaagtttaaattacAGCACATTCTTGGTTCAAAACATGGGTCGTACTTGATCATTGTTGtctaaatgcacaaacaataaAGCAAGTACTGTATAATGTGATGAACCAAATATAGGCTATCTAATTAGATTAGatgcaataattttaaaataaagataaaaagataatTATGAAAAATGTAAAGTTGTATTAATTTCGTAATTAACTTAAAATagaatgctctatccgaatcactaaagagacaaaaatatgtttaatatcaCTATAATGTAAGTACAAAATGTAAAGAACAATACAACATTTAAACCATTTTTGTATATTCTGCAAAGattatattttttgctattaataaataaaCTAATGCTAGTCAaagaatattatatttttataaatataggtaGTTTTACCACTTCCTCTTCCATCACCTgtatctggagtgctggtccttatatCAGGGAGTGTATCTGCAGAGAATGAACTGTGTGTGACAGTTGAAGTTGACCTTATAAATTGACCATGAGCAGTACTTGTTGAGGGTCTAGAAACAGCTGTTGATGATCGTGATGTAATAGATGTCGATGTTTCTTCAGTACTCCTCCAGGGCTGTGGTTATGGTGGAGCTGTAcctgtaaaaattatattaaaaatagtcTTGTTAGTAATCCACTTAAAGTGACTGTAAacaacagaatttttttattttaaaaagatatttaatacgtttatttaccattccacagtttttcataaccaacactgttatatatatatagtttttaactctgtgattgccttgtatctaagcatcttctgaaagcgCCATGATCAcatatcaatttatttattatctattgactttcatttgagCAAATTAGTGCAATTAGTGTCTGACAAAAGCcacggcgtgatcacaatgttatctatatggatcaCATTAACTAGGTCTCCCCTATattgcaaaacaaataaaaaagaaagtgataacatgcggccttcaagggattataaattatcatatgagacttccttggtttagctttcaaataacaatatcaagagaacaaagtgaaattgttgataaaagtaaatttgaaagtttattcaaattgcatgctctatttgaaacattaaatttttttggacttgactatctaTTCAAGAAAGCCTCTTCtcaaatagttttttatatattttcacaaaCAGCAAGTTCTTTTgtataatatagataacatagtgataACGCAAGAGTATTTATTTCTAATGTTggacaaaaaattataaaatgcaaaacaatagttcatttaattattaaaatttaagaaaatgggtagataaaagttaaaaaaattggatcagaaaatatattaatataacagtgtttgttaggaAGAACTGAGGGATGACTACCAAgagtattatctatatttttaaacttaTATAGAAAAATTTGATAGTAAATCCCAACAGTAAAATTGACAATAATGTAAAACATAATACACTACTGTATGCAGGAACAATATAGTAGATAATATAGTTAAAACTTATTGCAGGTATTCCCTTCATACTGTTATACAAGGGATAAATAGATAACCAAGCTtgttataaaataaaagtgaacTTTAAAGTCActttcatttatatataattaataaatcaaTCACTATGCAAAATGATCGATATTGCGTGATTTAATATATGCAAAAAAGTAAATGAGGACTATGTGTGATGTAACATACGTAGGCTGCAGATTTATTAATATTTTGACAAATATTGTAAATTATCATAACTAATATTTGATACCTTCAATGATTAATTGTTTATATTAATTTTGCGTCAATTTGTAAGttatacatttacctctcaaatcactgtTACAGTTGTCTGTAATGCCGGTAATAATCTCAGGCCCTATccgctgaacaagcttctgttcGTAGTCGTTTAAGTCCGCAACATATCGTGTTCCACCTTTGGTACCACGTGTAGAATTTTGTTCTTTGCCCAATTAAGCTTTGGCAAAACATTTGACGTCATAACATTTTTTTATCTGTTCAACGTCTTTTTTTTCAAGGACCCTGTGCACTAACTGCATCGCTTATTCGTTGCCAGATCATCTTTCATCTTGCAAAATGGGCCTGTCTTACACGTCATCCAAATAAGTAGTCATATGATTCGATAATCATATCTATCAACACAATGTTTTGTTAATGCAAAAAGTGTGGATTCTTTGATTTAGAAGACTGGGACTCAGATTcagatgaagccatatcaaaaTTCTAATTTGAATATGACAAAAAGAACGCAGAGAATGAAATGTtccaaaaattttgaacaatataatgtttttttgtaattttgcccTTTTATAGTTGCTGATTTCTATTCCTGCGTCTACTATGACGTTTGTGACACCTTGcaggtcacgtgttaataattggccatgcAATTCTCCAGACATTTTAGTACATTAGATTAGTCGCGGCGAccaaggcgtcaaatttatcaatcacCGCCACTATTTCAGAGTGGTTTTTTAGTACATAGTGCCAGCGGACATCATTTCGCTCGCTGCGAGTTAAAGCAAGTTTATCCACCTCTACAATGTCAGAtaaattgactgcttagtacatggtgcccaaATGCCTTTTGGAAAAGCATTTAAAATGAATGCCAAAGAAtagaaaaacacattaaaaaccaagaaaataaatattacattttcagACCTCTTAAAAAAGATGTAGACAAACAtttgaaatatacatttctgactatTATATTATACTTGAAATCCAAAGATAATGTGGCATGTGTATCATATTTAAAAATAGAGGATTTCCTTACTTCCTGGCCAAGTGATACAATTTTGCAATAAATTATCATCTTAATTGACCTCTATAGACTTTTCCTAAGAAGTCTTAGTAAGCTGTCAAAAGTTAGTGCATGTAAAAGTGTTGCACCATCTTGCACATGTAGGTTTCATCTAATTAAACTATGGACCAGCTGTATAAACCTCACCTTAATACCATACGTTCATAGACCATTCATCAAAATTATATGCACTTTCCTATTTCTAGGGCATCTAATGACTTCagtcatttaatatatttatattaacacagTTTTggaaacctacaattaataaataataatggtaATCATAAGCTCCTGTATGATTGCATCTTGCAGTCAGTCTAAACCGGTTTGTGATAGCAATTGACAGAACATTGTTAACTGGATATAATACAAACAAAAATGTTTGTGAGCCTCTAGCACCTGTCCCTTTACTCTTTATCAAACAGTCTTTATGTCTTCCAATGCGTTAACTAAATAGTGTCTGCATTCCTCTTATCTGCTAGTGACTCATTATTGTTCTTTTGTGGGGATTCAAGGTAAATGTTTCAGAGCCTTGGCATATTTAGGTCTGTAACGTGTATCTAAAAAACTGCACATTTTAGGTGTGTTAATATGGAAGAATATTTTTAACTTTTGACTATCGGAATGTCTAAAGTTCTCCTGGCCTGGAACTAACTTGCATTAAAGTAAATGAACAGTTTCATAGAAAATGGCAGCAAACACACTGGTGTTGTTAACAATAAGGACATCCAACCTTAATGCATATATTTAATTGTAAAATCATGTTATTTGAAAGATGAGGAATATCACATTAATGcttcaaacaaaaatatatagatatatatttttaaaaattgattaATGTAGATGTTGTACATGGTTTCAATGTGTGAAGAACATCTGTTAGTCAATAATTTACCAAAATAGTTAAAAATGCtatcatttagattttttttaaaataatttttctttttttttataattatttttatttttaatttgactaAACAGCAATATCCACTAGTGCATCGTAAAATAGGTCTTGTGAGCTATTTTTGTATTTCTAAATGTATTTAAGGAAAAAAATAAGTTTTGAAACTTTGTGGATGGTTTGATGATCATCCATGTTTTCCCATAGGTCTATGAAAGAGATGTTTGTTTATGAACTTGTTATAAGAATGAGGTTATGGTGCCCTGACTTTAGTTGGTTATTATAAAGTTGTGTTTTGGTGCCTAACATTGTAGTCCCAATACATTTGTATAGGAAGGCCTAATTTACATTGTAAATTCATTTTCTATTGAGGCTAAAAGAACGTTTTTGGAACATCTATCTAAAGGGCtgtattggatatttttttttaagatttcaaaCCCATACAGATCAGAAGTTCCATCAATCATTCCTCAGTAAGACCTAAGGTGAAAAAAAAGCATAAGAAATAAAAATCATCAAACTGTTGTTATTTGATCAACCACTCTAGTGCTGTCCAAGTCCACCATTTCAACACACTCAATTTGTTCACAGTTTTCTGgagttttcttttctttcctttttttctttgaaGGTGGCACAAAAGTCAGCAAAACTGGTAAAATTGCAAAGCAGTGAAAGAATGTGACAAATGCTATTAAAAATAAGCACCTGAACAGTGTACGGGTCAAATTTGAAGGCACAGCTGCAAGGGGAATCAGACCAACTGTATAACATAGGAAGCTCTGTAAAATAGCTACCCCATGTGTTTCAAGGGATATTTTTACCCATTTAGTTCGTGAGAATTCTTTTCCAAGGATAAAAGTTGATATTAAGGGGGCACAGTTGTCTATTGTGTAATTAATACCATACATTAAACAGAGTATTGAAATACAGTCCAATTCAACCTTCCATAATGTCATGAACCCAATTACTCCAAACTCAACAGAGGCAACAGTTAATGTTATCCAGACATTAATGATAGAGCTTGCAACAAgaaatgcagaaaaaaataatagaaacaaaGCACTTATGCATGAGTTCTGTAAAGGAGCTCCCACTGAAGAAGCGTACCTATCCATGTAGACAAAAGATGGGTTGAATACAATGAATTTCACTTTGGATGTTAGAGAAAGTTTCCTTAGGGTCTCTAAAAGATCATAAAGTTCTTCTCTGTTTGTTTCCATGGTCTTTGCAACCAGGAACATCCTGGAGGCCACTACTTCTACCTCATTGTTGTATTTCTTGGGTATGATAATGTCCTCAGAAAAATGTGCATACTGAGGGTTTTTTAGAAATGAGTATCTTAGTATATCTGTAAAGTTCTTTTTGGGCAATCCAGTAGATATGTTAAGTTTTCTGAGATAGTTTAGGTAGCTCTCGAACCAAGATATTCTTACAAAGCCTTTAGTGTATTCTAATACATCCTCCTGGACACTTGTATTCCAATATTCTATAGATTCATAGATGTAAAATCCAATGACTGGGCTATAATTACTAAAGTACTTTTGCTGAGCAGTTGTGTAAGTAATGGTTCGTGTCTCGGTTGCTACGATGTTACTAAGATCTGACCCTTCATTGACCTGCAGATAGCCCATTAAGGCAAAGGAAATATAAATAAGGTAAAAGAGAACTACAAAAGgttttacatatgtatttgttaTCCAATCCGAGTAGTATCGTTTGAGGAAACACACTAAAAGGTGACTTTCATAAGAATTTACTTCTTCTGCATCAGTTGTGTCTTCACTAAATTTTGCTGTCATAAGAAACCTGTACCATATTGACTTGACCTGTAATATTTCCGGCTTTGGCACCTTTCTACAGAAAATGCTATGCTGATAATTGTTTTCAATGTAACCAGTAAACACAAGGCTAGAGCCATAAAATGATATGATGTAGAGGTAGTTAAAAAAGATTGCTATACATGAATtgcagcaaaatatttttgcagctTCAATGTTTGTGAAGGGACTGGCACCAATCCCAAAGGTGACTAAATACATAGCAGTAGTAAGTGAAAAAGAGATCATGGTATCCGCGTAAACAACTGCAATCCTTTCTTTCACATGCTGATCCTCTCTTGTTTTCCTCCAGGTAGACAGCATTTCAAATGTCCCATATAATCCATGACCTGAAAAAGAAGAGAGAACATAACATAATAGCATATCTTTTGACAGCTGTTTGATTATCTAATTTTACAATCTATTTCATGGATGCTATTTGTTTTAGATATTAGTTTCAACATTCTAGTACTCTGAAAGTCAAAATATGCATTTAGTTTTCTAGTCTTTCATATAGAGATTTGAATtacttttaatattattaaatggaaagaaaagtcaaaattaaacttaaattgattgaatagagcatgcaattttaaacaacttcccaaagaCCCCTAAAGAATCTTTAGGATTCCTAAAGAGTtatcctagatgagctcaggaaCATGCACGTGTTTTAAGCCATCTGGCAGTATTGTTTCCAAAtactgtttatagcaatgttatacatagttgctaacactgctgccatagactgctatacaTAGAAGAAGAAAACATAAACAGAGAAGAAGGGCGCTTCCTAGTGTAGATTATCAACCACGATGATGCCACAGAGGAATATTCACAATAGTAGCAGGACACCCACATGCTATATCGAGTGTGCTAAGAGATTACAATGTCTCAGCTCATGGATTCCTGGAGCAGCAAGCTGAGACAATGGTGTAGATTTATCAACTGTTGGGCGGACATGacccgctgtagcatacgctgtccgcatttatcatcgcacaagcatttctggtgaaatgcttgtgcaattccgcccctgcacattcgccgatagtagggagtgtcaatcatcccaatcggattcgatcaggatgattgctgtctgccacctcagagataAGGGATGAGTTAAGGAACGACCACTGCTTCAGGTGGACCTAAAACTTCggggatagattgcagcatccgctgcttgataaatcgacccaaaTGTAATCTCTTAGCACACTCGATATAGCACATGGCAGGACACCCACGTGCTATATCGAGTGTGCTGAGAGATTACAATGTCTCAGCTCATGGATTCCTGGAGCAGCGAGCTGAgaaaatggggtagatttatcaagctgtagcggatcatgtccgtccgacatcgataaatgccaacagcatacgctgtctgaatttattattgtgcaattatttctggttaaatgcttgtgcaataccaccccctgcatattcgcggccaatcggccgatagtaggggtgtcaatcatcccgatcggatccgatcggggtgattgctgtccggtacctcagaggtggtggatgagttaaggaactgcagtcttacgaccactgcttcttaacttaagtttcaggtggacctaaAACTTTggggatagattgcagcatccgctgcttgataaatcaaccccaatgtAATCTCTTAGCACACTTGATATAGCACATGGGTGTGCTGCCACTATTGTGAATAATCAAAACCTTTACAtaatatcttttgtttttaatgttttaagggATTTTATTAATATCTGTTTGGCAACACATAGGAATTGGAGTCTGCTTTGATTTATAGGTGCCAGTTGTGAGAACCAAAACTCGGGTAAACTTCCCTGCAGAATTGGAACACCTGGATAagtgagctgagacactgtgaGCCCACAGTACGCTCAATCTAGCACATGGGAGTGCTTCCCCTATTGTAAGTATTGCTCTTTGGGGTCATATGGTAAAGGCAGGTGGTGGATAATATCCTATCAGAAGTGCCCTTCTTGTCTATTTGTGTTTTCAATTATATTGTGATGTAAAGGTTAAAGAAGGAGCTGCTGTTCCTGGTTATAGGTAGAAGTTGTAAGAACCAATATATTTGAAAAATGGCCCTACCAAGCACTGGCACCGGAACAGTGAGCTTAGACACTACAGTACGCTAAACATAGCTCATGGGAGTGCTGCCACTATTGTGAGTATCACTCTGTGGGGGTTTTATGGTGAAGGCTGATGGTGGATAATCCAGGAAATGCCTATGGGCATGCTCCTAAATTCCtaccagcctacctaggtttagtcttcaacacagaataccaagagaaaagagcaaattttatgataaagtggatagttgtttaaaacggcagactctatctgaatcatgaaaggttattttttactttactgtccctttaaattacattttagGCAACACAACTTGATATTTAAAGAAATATTAGTCTTG
Proteins encoded in this region:
- the PTCHD1 gene encoding LOW QUALITY PROTEIN: patched domain-containing protein 1 (The sequence of the model RefSeq protein was modified relative to this genomic sequence to represent the inferred CDS: inserted 1 base in 1 codon) — protein: MVLAWLWETFRSQRVTLPLLSSLYTRMLXKVLHRGLRTCFSRLGFFIASHPVFFASAPVLISILLGASFSRYRVEENIEYLLAPKHSLAKIERNLVDSLFPVNRSKHRLYSDLQTPGRYGRVIITSSRRANMLDQHHTDLILKLHSAVKRIQVQRPGFNYTFAHICMLGNEKTCIVDDIVHILEELKAARSLNKTNFVITYPITMLKDGREVYNGHQLGGVTVHSKDRVKSAEAIQLTYYLQAISSMNEIVAEKWESIFCETVENFQSLNKEVKMYPFTSSSLGEDFQKTSRVSERYLITSLILVGSLAIICCSMQDCVRSKPWLGLLGLVTISLSTLTAAGIINLTGGKYNSTFLGIPFIMLGHGLYGTFEMLSTWRKTREDQHVKERIAVVYADTMISFSLTTAMYLVTFGIGASPFTNIEAAKIFCCNSCIAIFFNYLYIISFYGSSLVFTGYIENNYQHSIFCRKVPKPEILQVKSIWYRFLMTAKFSEDTTDAEEVNSYESHLLVCFLKRYYSDWITNTYVKPFVVLFYLIYISFALMGYLQVNEGSDLSNIVATETRTITYTTAQQKYFSNYSPVIGFYIYESIEYWNTSVQEDVLEYTKGFVRISWFESYLNYLRKLNISTGLPKKNFTDILRYSFLKNPQYAHFSEDIIIPKKYNNEVEVVASRMFLVAKTMETNREELYDLLETLRKLSLTSKVKFIVFNPSFVYMDRYASSVGAPLQNSCISALFLLFFSAFLVASSIINVWITLTVASVEFGVIGFMTLWKVELDCISILCLMYGINYTIDNCAPLISTFILGKEFSRTKWVKISLETHGVAILQSFLCYTVGLIPLAAVPSNLTRTLFRCLFLIAFVTFFHCFAILPVLLTFVPPSKKKRKEKKTPENCEQIECVEMVDLDSTRVVDQITTV